One window of the Bacteroidales bacterium genome contains the following:
- a CDS encoding alpha/beta fold hydrolase has product MKNKVILAICIMITVFGCNQQSPDNTTGLLVIKEQGSFAVGGTVIQNSGTYDGSNFDHFKPYPEGQTYHGDHAYIFYQIPYNARQLPLVFLHGAGQSSKTWETTPDGREGFQNIFLRRGFSTYLIDQPRRGKAGRSTVASAIEPIADEQMWYEIFRIGIWPDYNEGVQFPRDKQSLENFFRQMTPNTGAFDSEVISHSTSMLFDKIGPGILISHSQGGLPGWMTGIKNQNVKAIVAYEPGTYPFPEGELPEPISGRTGTLSGVEVSMDDFRKLTQIPIVMYFGDYIPDEVTDGLGAENWRTRLTLGRLFVETINRHGGNATLVELPKIGVHGNTHFLMSDLNNIEIADLLSNWMKEKKLD; this is encoded by the coding sequence ATGAAAAATAAAGTAATATTAGCAATATGCATCATGATTACTGTTTTTGGATGCAATCAACAATCCCCGGATAATACAACCGGGTTACTTGTAATAAAGGAGCAGGGAAGTTTTGCAGTCGGCGGAACTGTTATCCAGAATTCGGGGACATATGACGGGAGTAATTTCGATCATTTCAAACCTTATCCCGAAGGGCAGACTTATCATGGCGACCATGCTTATATTTTTTATCAGATACCCTATAATGCACGCCAGTTACCCCTTGTCTTTCTCCATGGTGCAGGACAATCATCCAAAACCTGGGAAACAACTCCTGACGGAAGGGAGGGTTTTCAAAACATTTTTCTTCGCAGGGGCTTCAGTACCTATCTTATAGACCAGCCCCGACGGGGAAAAGCGGGACGAAGCACGGTTGCATCTGCAATAGAACCTATCGCCGACGAACAGATGTGGTATGAAATATTCCGTATCGGGATATGGCCTGATTATAATGAAGGTGTTCAGTTTCCCCGCGACAAGCAAAGCCTTGAAAACTTCTTCCGTCAAATGACACCGAATACTGGCGCTTTTGATAGTGAAGTAATCAGTCACAGTACATCTATGTTGTTTGATAAAATCGGTCCGGGTATTTTGATATCACATTCACAGGGTGGATTGCCGGGATGGATGACAGGTATAAAAAATCAGAATGTAAAAGCGATTGTTGCTTACGAACCGGGAACATATCCATTTCCGGAAGGCGAACTGCCCGAACCGATAAGCGGACGTACAGGGACTTTATCCGGAGTTGAGGTTTCCATGGATGATTTCAGAAAGCTGACACAAATCCCTATTGTCATGTATTTCGGTGATTATATCCCCGATGAAGTAACCGATGGACTCGGTGCCGAGAACTGGCGTACACGCCTGACTTTAGGACGGTTATTTGTTGAAACGATTAACCGTCATGGCGGGAATGCAACATTGGTAGAACTCCCCAAAATAGGAGTACACGGTAATACTCATTTCTTAATGTCTGACCTGAACAATATTGAAATTGCTGATTTGCTTTCAAACTGGATGAAAGAAAAAAAGCTGGATTAA
- a CDS encoding nuclear transport factor 2 family protein — MEKKVLKNRLLILMLGITMGMQGVYAGQEVKNDEKTKQELINLSKTKWQWMTDKNVDSLDDLFHKEAVFVHMGATMNKEQELNTIRSGGIQYKHTEIEETSVRFVGSTAIVLTKIRLTAIVGGNEVVNPFMVTEVYVPIDGKWKLGSLSFTRLISR; from the coding sequence ATGGAAAAGAAAGTATTAAAAAACAGATTACTAATCCTTATGTTAGGCATAACGATGGGCATGCAAGGTGTTTATGCCGGACAGGAAGTAAAAAACGATGAAAAAACGAAACAGGAACTGATCAACCTGTCAAAAACAAAATGGCAGTGGATGACAGATAAGAATGTGGATTCGCTGGATGACCTTTTTCACAAAGAAGCAGTCTTTGTCCACATGGGTGCCACTATGAATAAAGAACAGGAATTAAACACTATAAGAAGTGGCGGAATTCAGTATAAACATACCGAAATAGAAGAAACATCCGTACGATTTGTAGGCAGTACGGCCATTGTTCTTACTAAGATCCGTTTGACAGCGATTGTCGGTGGCAATGAGGTGGTAAATCCGTTCATGGTAACAGAAGTGTATGTGCCGATCGACGGAAAATGGAAATTGGGTTCGCTATCGTTCACCAGGCTAATAAGCAGGTAG
- a CDS encoding carboxymuconolactone decarboxylase family protein produces MKKISLYIIMTLLLGVSGNINAQGKMLNKKQEKIVTISAFTARGELDKLKTELNAGLDAGLTVNEIKEVLVHLYAYSGFPRSLRGLQTFMSVLDERKAAGINDNWGREASPITDTRDKYERGKEILAKLSGTTPPEGRPTTGYAAFSPEIETFLKEHLFADIFERDVLTYDQREMVTVSVIASLGGLEPMLNSHMNLSLNVGITPGQLKEMIQVIEKSVSKKEADAAKPVLAELLKSKGLN; encoded by the coding sequence ATGAAAAAGATAAGCTTATATATAATAATGACTTTGTTATTAGGAGTATCCGGTAACATAAATGCACAGGGAAAGATGTTAAATAAAAAGCAGGAAAAAATAGTTACCATCTCCGCTTTCACAGCAAGAGGAGAATTGGATAAATTGAAAACAGAGTTGAATGCCGGACTGGATGCCGGGCTTACGGTTAATGAAATTAAAGAAGTATTGGTACATCTTTACGCTTATAGTGGTTTTCCGAGAAGTCTCCGCGGACTGCAAACTTTTATGTCGGTGCTGGACGAACGCAAGGCCGCAGGCATCAACGATAATTGGGGACGTGAAGCATCGCCGATAACCGATACCCGCGATAAATATGAGCGAGGAAAGGAGATTCTGGCAAAATTGTCGGGTACTACGCCTCCGGAAGGAAGACCAACAACAGGTTATGCAGCCTTTAGTCCGGAAATCGAAACGTTCCTTAAAGAACATCTTTTTGCCGATATATTCGAACGCGACGTTCTGACCTACGACCAGCGCGAAATGGTTACCGTATCGGTGATAGCAAGTTTAGGCGGATTGGAACCGATGTTAAATTCACACATGAATTTATCCCTGAATGTCGGGATTACTCCCGGACAACTTAAAGAAATGATTCAGGTAATAGAAAAAAGTGTAAGTAAGAAAGAAGCCGATGCAGCCAAACCGGTTCTGGCAGAACTTCTTAAAAGCAAAGGTTTAAACTAA
- a CDS encoding alpha/beta hydrolase, which produces MKNKMKYMITISFSFIFLLMSGSLFSACNEDDAVLRDEEEDNEVNIPNGKTDNPSQTEIYLWSDGNMPATTSYQTVANSSNPDGTDFRPYMVYYPVRQGVKVKGAVLVCPGGAFAFRSGSEGAPVAEVLSELGYQSFVVNYRLRPYTQQEGALDLARAVRFVRLHADYYGIDADNIIVAGFSAGGILCGEQVLNYRGAVNGSSLDSNYVPDELDQVSADVKGIGHIYSFYGRLSVASTDVELFRRSNLPPAFFCYGTNDGFANQFAACVNALRQAGIEVEDFVLQGWPHGYGVRGNWIQAFDTWLVNLFNN; this is translated from the coding sequence ATGAAAAATAAAATGAAATACATGATCACCATTTCTTTCTCCTTCATATTTCTGTTAATGAGTGGCAGTTTGTTTTCAGCTTGCAATGAAGATGATGCAGTTCTCCGGGATGAAGAAGAGGATAATGAAGTGAACATCCCTAATGGGAAAACGGACAATCCGTCTCAAACTGAAATCTACCTGTGGTCAGATGGAAATATGCCTGCTACTACATCTTATCAGACCGTTGCAAATTCCAGTAATCCGGATGGTACCGATTTTCGTCCGTATATGGTTTATTATCCCGTCAGACAAGGGGTAAAAGTAAAAGGAGCTGTTTTGGTGTGTCCGGGTGGAGCTTTTGCATTCCGCAGTGGCAGTGAAGGCGCTCCTGTGGCAGAAGTATTAAGCGAACTTGGCTATCAAAGTTTTGTTGTCAATTACCGGTTAAGACCCTATACACAGCAAGAAGGAGCTTTGGACTTGGCAAGGGCGGTAAGGTTTGTCCGTCTTCACGCTGATTATTACGGCATAGATGCAGATAATATTATAGTAGCCGGATTTTCGGCCGGCGGTATCTTGTGCGGTGAACAGGTTTTGAATTACAGAGGGGCCGTAAACGGCTCATCACTGGATAGCAATTATGTACCTGATGAATTGGATCAGGTATCTGCCGATGTGAAAGGAATCGGACATATCTATTCATTTTACGGAAGATTAAGTGTAGCATCTACAGATGTGGAACTATTCAGGCGCTCAAACTTACCGCCCGCCTTTTTCTGTTATGGTACAAATGATGGCTTCGCAAATCAATTTGCAGCGTGTGTTAATGCTTTACGACAGGCAGGTATAGAAGTGGAAGACTTTGTACTTCAGGGTTGGCCTCACGGCTATGGCGTAAGAGGAAACTGGATACAGGCTTTTGATACATGGCTGGTGAACCTTTTTAATAATTAA
- a CDS encoding DUF418 domain-containing protein has product MEKQKVISTPLQRITVIDALRGFALLGVILTHMWQHYSIFSFGLEPREPLFPAMDESIRWLMQNVVMGKFINIFAFLFGLSFFIQMDRAHKKGIDFRKRFLWRMIILFVIGMIGCMFYSGEILAIYAMFGVVMVFLYKVKNWILILIASLLLIGSPRIITATYNQMTKVEQVADSRQNEERPSRRPQNPQIEKPSFLNSAKMNLTTGFERKLNYQFGVFARGYITLALFIFGLVVGRLRFFEQIYERKQRNFILFGAFVLGVVVINLIVSLFPQEATNMRFMRPGESIPASVLATMGLNDIKAVCLSGALAMGFIILYQIKSIGRYLDVISPYGRMGLTNYEMQNVIGCFLFSMWAFGSFFGRLGTTELFVLGLVIYTLQIIFSKYWMKYFLYGPLEWFWRSATYLKWQPFRRINPVTNNQQVNNK; this is encoded by the coding sequence GTGGAAAAACAGAAAGTCATTTCAACCCCTTTACAAAGGATTACAGTAATTGATGCATTAAGGGGATTCGCCTTGTTGGGAGTTATCCTTACCCACATGTGGCAACATTATAGTATTTTTTCGTTTGGTTTGGAACCACGCGAACCCTTATTCCCCGCTATGGATGAGTCTATCCGGTGGCTAATGCAAAACGTGGTCATGGGAAAATTCATTAACATTTTCGCCTTCCTGTTCGGGTTAAGTTTTTTCATTCAGATGGATAGAGCCCATAAAAAAGGAATAGATTTCCGCAAACGTTTCCTATGGCGGATGATTATCCTTTTTGTAATCGGAATGATCGGATGTATGTTTTATTCCGGAGAAATTTTGGCGATTTACGCCATGTTCGGAGTGGTAATGGTTTTTCTTTACAAAGTTAAAAACTGGATATTAATACTGATTGCATCCCTTTTATTAATCGGTTCACCACGCATCATCACTGCCACTTATAACCAGATGACTAAAGTGGAGCAAGTTGCAGACAGCCGACAAAATGAAGAACGTCCTTCAAGGCGCCCCCAAAATCCTCAGATAGAAAAACCATCTTTTCTCAATTCGGCAAAAATGAACCTGACAACGGGCTTTGAAAGAAAGCTGAATTATCAGTTTGGTGTTTTTGCACGCGGCTACATCACTTTAGCTTTATTCATTTTTGGACTGGTGGTAGGACGTCTGCGGTTTTTTGAACAGATATATGAGCGAAAACAGAGAAACTTCATTCTTTTCGGTGCTTTTGTTCTTGGTGTTGTAGTAATCAACCTGATTGTGAGTTTATTTCCGCAGGAAGCAACAAATATGCGATTTATGCGGCCGGGAGAAAGCATACCTGCCAGTGTATTGGCCACTATGGGTCTGAATGATATAAAAGCAGTATGCCTGTCCGGCGCTTTGGCTATGGGATTTATCATCCTTTATCAGATAAAGAGTATCGGCAGATACCTCGATGTAATTTCGCCGTACGGACGTATGGGATTGACCAATTATGAAATGCAGAACGTTATAGGGTGCTTCCTGTTTTCCATGTGGGCGTTCGGTTCTTTCTTCGGACGTCTGGGAACTACAGAATTGTTTGTTTTAGGATTAGTGATATATACCCTGCAAATTATATTCAGTAAATATTGGATGAAATATTTCCTATATGGCCCTTTGGAATGGTTCTGGCGTTCGGCAACCTACCTGAAGTGGCAGCCCTTCAGAAGGATAAACCCAGTGACAAATAATCAGCAAGTAAACAATAAATAA
- a CDS encoding alpha/beta hydrolase: protein MKSVKINNLNFTGNMLLSLLMVLFLINCSDPDSTITDKNNQEMGNENNGDDSNGSMEKHLTTTDYVRDIVNHPAFEGLGELLLTRDNNSSHYNTQLSNIGSLMPYHRNVRPDVVVGALNHLIDEVNNGKTIFYDIYTEQQKVQDPAKRNTGVFFFPGDPNAPFAVVCPGGGFSYVGSLHEGFPLAQRISELGLNAFVIRYRIASERSATEDLATAITHITKNAETLGVSTNDYSVWGGSAGARMAGNVALSGVSAYGGADLPKPATAIIAYTGQSTYSSDFSPSFITVAANDGIANINTVEKRVENLRNAGVDVEYRRYETAGHGFGLGTGTDAEEWLDLAVSFWKKYIKK from the coding sequence ATGAAAAGCGTAAAAATCAATAACCTAAACTTTACCGGCAATATGTTACTATCACTTTTAATGGTACTCTTTCTTATTAATTGTTCTGATCCTGATTCTACAATCACAGATAAAAACAATCAGGAAATGGGGAATGAAAATAATGGTGACGATAGCAATGGCAGTATGGAGAAACATTTAACAACCACCGATTACGTCCGGGATATTGTAAATCATCCCGCATTTGAAGGGTTAGGAGAATTGCTCTTAACCCGCGACAACAACTCTTCCCATTATAACACGCAACTTTCTAATATTGGTTCTCTTATGCCATACCATAGAAATGTCCGTCCAGATGTAGTGGTTGGTGCTTTGAATCACTTAATAGATGAAGTAAATAATGGTAAAACCATATTTTACGACATTTATACCGAACAGCAGAAAGTACAGGATCCGGCTAAAAGGAATACCGGAGTATTCTTTTTCCCTGGAGATCCGAACGCTCCTTTTGCTGTCGTTTGTCCGGGAGGTGGATTCTCTTACGTAGGTTCATTGCATGAAGGTTTTCCGTTGGCACAGAGAATAAGCGAATTGGGATTGAATGCTTTTGTCATACGGTATCGTATCGCTAGTGAACGCTCGGCCACCGAAGATCTGGCAACAGCCATTACTCATATTACTAAAAATGCAGAAACACTTGGAGTGAGCACAAATGATTATTCAGTTTGGGGAGGTTCGGCAGGTGCGCGTATGGCAGGTAATGTTGCGTTAAGCGGAGTGTCGGCTTACGGCGGAGCTGATCTTCCCAAACCTGCAACGGCGATAATTGCCTATACCGGACAATCAACTTATTCAAGTGATTTTTCTCCTTCATTCATTACCGTAGCTGCCAATGATGGCATTGCAAACATCAATACTGTAGAAAAGCGTGTTGAAAACCTGCGGAATGCAGGTGTGGATGTGGAATATCGCAGGTATGAGACTGCCGGGCATGGCTTTGGTCTCGGTACAGGGACAGATGCGGAAGAATGGCTTGATCTGGCAGTTAGTTTTTGGAAAAAATACATTAAAAAATAA
- a CDS encoding helix-turn-helix domain-containing protein, whose translation MSKILNFDTVHEYNEFLGIETLHPLVSSIDFLEVKKEFHHIRKRYGFYFIFLKDVKCGDLIYGRHTYDYQEGTLVFIGPGQVAGKDDTGETFHMQGWGLCFHPDLLRGTALGQKIKDYTFFSYEANESLHMSERERQIIINCFQEIREELRHSIDKHSKSILVANIEVFLNHCLRFYDRQFVTRENVNKDVLSRFEQELDNYFESDKPQTVGLPSVQYFADQLHLSANYFGDLMKKETGKSAQEYIQLKIVDQAKDKLYNPDISVNEIAYELGFKYPHHFSRMFKKIVGSSPTEYRVQT comes from the coding sequence ATGAGTAAGATATTGAATTTTGATACGGTACATGAGTATAACGAATTCCTTGGAATTGAAACCTTACATCCATTGGTCAGTTCTATTGACTTTTTGGAAGTAAAAAAAGAATTTCATCACATACGCAAAAGATATGGGTTCTATTTTATTTTCCTGAAAGATGTCAAATGTGGCGATTTAATCTATGGTCGCCATACATACGACTATCAGGAAGGTACACTTGTATTTATCGGGCCGGGACAGGTTGCCGGGAAAGACGATACAGGCGAAACTTTTCATATGCAGGGCTGGGGGCTTTGTTTTCACCCTGACCTGCTACGGGGAACAGCTCTCGGGCAAAAAATAAAAGATTATACATTTTTCTCATACGAAGCGAATGAATCTTTGCACATGTCTGAACGGGAACGTCAGATCATTATAAATTGTTTTCAGGAAATAAGGGAAGAATTGCGACATTCCATTGACAAGCATAGCAAATCGATTCTGGTTGCCAATATTGAAGTTTTCCTGAATCATTGTCTGCGTTTTTACGATCGTCAGTTTGTAACCCGTGAAAATGTGAATAAAGATGTATTGTCCCGTTTTGAACAGGAACTCGATAATTATTTCGAATCGGATAAACCGCAAACAGTCGGTTTGCCTTCCGTTCAGTATTTTGCTGATCAACTACATCTGTCTGCCAATTATTTTGGAGATCTGATGAAGAAGGAAACGGGGAAATCGGCACAGGAGTACATTCAATTAAAAATTGTAGACCAGGCCAAAGATAAATTATACAATCCCGATATATCGGTAAATGAAATCGCTTATGAATTAGGGTTTAAATATCCGCATCACTTTAGCCGGATGTTCAAGAAGATTGTGGGTAGTTCGCCAACGGAGTACAGGGTTCAAACTTAA